In Desmospora profundinema, the sequence GAATTCCATCGTGACCTCGGTCGACGGCATGGTCTCGTTCGTATTGCCTTCGGCATCCGAGAAGTAATCTGTGTAGATAATCGTCTCCGGCTCGACAATTTCCTTATAAATGACTTTTCCCCAGGATTCCATGCCGTAAAATTGACCTTGGTTCTGATCGACGCACTTCATGCAGAAGTGCCAAACGCCACCCGGCCGGAAATCGATGTTGCAGACCGGAAGCTCCCAGCCTCTCGGCCCCCACCAGCGCTTGAGATGCTCGGGCTCCTTAAACATCTTGAACACGAGATCACGCGGCGCATCGAAAACGCGCTCCAGCACCAGCACCCGATCATTCTCTACTCTCGAAACCATTGCATTGTTGGACATTTGTAATTCCTCCTCATCCATTTGAATGATCCTATGATTTTTTCTTGTTCTGTAGTTCCCGCAAATAGTAGTCCAGATTGTCGAATCTTTCTTGCATGACGCGTTGGAAGGAGTTCAGCCAAGCATCCAGCGCTTGGAAGGGCTCGGGCCGGAGCTTGTAGATCCGGCGGTTGGCTTCGGCCTTCACTTCCAAAATCCCGTTGTCGCTAAGCACCTTCAAATGCTTCGAGGCTTGGGGCTGGCGAAGCCCCAGCCGGTCGGCGATTTCCCCCACGGTCAGGGGACCGTTGCGCAAGAGTTCGACGATATCCATACGATTCGGTTCGGCCAAAGCCTTAAGCGTCGTCGTCATGTCCATGCCCGGACTCTTCCTTGACATGTCGTTCACCTCGCTAAGTGATGGTCTCTCGGTATGATCATCTCCTTCATCACTATAGTCATCTTCCTGTTGATTCAAATATACATCATGGGGAATATTCTCGTCAAGGGATATTTATAAAAATAGGGATCACGGTATCAATCCGGGAAAAATACACGTTTAGAAATATTTTAAGACACCATTTAACCGACTACCCACATGTTAAAGGAAAACAGTCTGTTAATCAGAATCCATTAGAGTACTACAGTTGTATTTAAAAACAGGCGCAGAGATGGGATCCTTTGCGCTTTTTGCATAGAGATCGAAGACAGTCCGCCAGCCCGACCACCCCCGCTCATATACACTCTTCGCACAAACGCAGAGGTGACTGAGGATGAAGGGATCCTCAACAGCGGAGCAGCCGCATTCTGGTTTTCAATATTAGCCCTCATCGGTGCGATTTTGGTTAAGTTCTGGGCTAAAACTGGAGGGGCAATCATGACTCTATCTGGCCTCGCTCTGTTGTGGAACATTGGACTGTTTGGGATCCTGCCCGGCCTTGTTTTTAATCGCCGCCAGCTTGAGGGGTATTTTCCGAAAAGGAAAACAGCAAGTAAAAAGAAATGTTGCTTAGTCAGATTCTGATTAAACAAGAGAGTTGTTGGATACGTGAACAAGTGGGGATGGATCTTATTTCTGTTATCACCGTTGTTAATCTTGTTTGTTCTTCGGTGGACAGAAAAAACAAACTTGATACGAATAATGATATAGAAAAAGGGAGTTTCATGGACTTCCAACACCTAACCAAATTAACCCCCGATACTGCGGGGGTTTTTATAATTTTACCTTATATAGGATTCACTCCCTTATAAATTTCCTTTACTAGAAAAAAGAACAGGTCTCTCCCTTCCAACCCGTACAGTTCCGCCGCCGAGAATAAATAGGAGTACGGTAACGATAGAATGGTCAAGTAGTGATCAGAAGCAAATGCACCTCACTGGGCATATGTATGTAAGGACTTTTGACCAGGAGGAATCGTTATGTCCGAAAATACCAGTTATGTCAGGGATCATTTCTCTATAGTCCCAATTGTCCAGCATTGTCAAGCAGTCTGTGACCATATGGTCACTATGGTGGCTTCCATGCACGATGTGTCCTATCGCAGTAGACAACTCCTCTTGCTTCGGGATTGTGCCGACATCTGTGCGTTAACTGCCCAGATGTCGGCCCGATCCAGCTATATTTCCAAACAGATGGCACTCCTCTGTGCCCACATCTGTGATCTCTGTGGCCAGGAATGCCTAAGATACCCCGACCCGCACTCCCAGCACTGCGCACAGGTCTGTCTACATTGCACCTCTGTTTGTCGAGCCTATGCCAGTGGTTATGCAAATCAATATAACCAAGAAGGTGATATTGATTTGATCGATTATGGAAAAAGGCCGTTTGTTGTTAATATCAATAAAGCGACTAAGCAAAATAATACATTTCGTACCGCCTTATGGACAGGAGAACATTTACAGGTAACCCTCATGAGTATCGATGTTGGCGATGACATCGGTCTAGAGCTTCATCCTACCGTTGATCAATTCTTACGTATTGAAGAGGGGCAAGGATTGGTTCAAATGGGTGATCGGAAAGATCAATTGGATTTTGAAGCAGAAGTTTATGATGATTATGCCATCATGGTACCTGCGGGTAAATGGCACAATTTAACCAATACAGGGGATAAGCCACTGAAGCTTTACAGTATTTATGCGCCACCTGAGCATCCTTTTGGTACGGTTCATAAAACCAAAGAAGACGCAATGAAAGCTGAAGAAGGGGGGAATCCGAGATACGTGTAATATACCAGATTCAAATAGGGGGAATGATAAATGCCGAGATAGACGTCCAAATCAGGCAAACATATTCAGACATAAAAAACCGCTTCTCCAAAGGAGCGGGTTCTTTATGATACCAATTATAAGCTCTGGACGAGTGGAACAACTCCAAGGAATGGGAATAGCTGATCGCGATAGTACCAAGCATGATAATGCCGCCGAGCCGGTGCCGGAGCGGGAGCTGGCTTCTTCTTCAACCCCTCCGTCAAGCAATCGCATCCGCATGGGCCTCGGCGATCTCCTACAAGAAAGAACCCTTTTTCAAGAAATCCGTATCCTTTTTGGTATCGATAAACATATTTTCCGTCAGACAATCCTTCATTCTCGTAGCCCAGACAACATGAATCCGACCGCTGGCCGTTTCCATGTCTGTTTTTCGACCACGCCCCCTAACCGCATTCTGCTATATAAGGTTTTCTGCATCACAAGAAGGAATTGTTTTTTCCCGTACAGGCACGCGCCCAGCCGAACGCTCATAAGCTGATAACATCTGTTTTCGGCAACTTGAGTGGAGGTGACGACGGCGTGCCTGGTTTGTTTACTTCCCTGGCTGTGATGATCCGCGAAGTGATGCTGTTTGTCGCCTATATTAAAAACAACGCTTTTCCCCAACCCCTCAACGAAAAGGAGGAGGAAAAGTATCTGAAGCAAATGGCCCAAGGCGATAAACAGGCCCGCAACGCCTTGATCGAACACAATCTTCGCCTGGTCGCTCACATTACAAAGAAGTTCGAAAACACCAATGAAGATACGGAAGACTTGATTTCCATCGGCACCATCGGTCTGATCAAGGCTATCGAATCCTATCAGCCCAATAAGGGCACCAAATTGGCCACCTATGCCGCCCGCTGCATTGAAAATGAAATCCTGATGCACCTCCGATCCCTGAAAAAAGCCCGCAAAGACGTCTCCCTCCACGACCCCATCGGCACCGACAAAGAAGGGAATGAGATCACGCTGATCGATATTCTGGGAACGGAACGGGATGAAATCGTGGATGCGGTGCAATTAAAGATCGAGAAGAAGAAGATTTACAACCACTTGTATATCCTGGACGATCGGGAGCAGGAGGTTATCCGGAACCGCTTTGGACTGGCGGGGCTGGAGGAAAAGACGCAACGGGAGATTGCAAAGGAGTTGGGTATCTCCCGTTCTTATGTCTCCCGCATAGAAAAACGGGCACTGATTAAGTTGTTCCATGAATTTTACCGGGTGGGAACCGGGGAGAAGAGATAAGCATATTTACGACCCCGAAAGACCCCAAAAACTGTTGAGAAAGGGGGAAAGGGGTCTTTTTTATGTGTAGTTATCTTTTCAGTGATGGGATCGGAACTTTCCATGGGCATCTTATTTAACCGGCTTCATCTTTGCAGCGATAACCAGCTCTTTCAGCCTCACTTTTCTTCCAAAAAAATACTCGTTGTTCTAATGGGATTTCCTTATAGCGTTTCGGTTCTACACATTTTTTTGTTCGGTAATTTCCTGCGTATTTGTCGGGACTCTTCTCCCTGATACGGGCTCTGAATTCATAAGGGAGTTCGTTGATCGGCGAAGAAATATCCCATATCCCTCGACCATTTTCACGTGCTTCCCGTAAAGCATTTAAAAAATCTTCACCTTGAGCAAAGTTTGGCCAGATGAGATAAGGGACGGCATATCCCTCACGAACCATTTGTAAATTAATATTTTGGCCGTTCTTTCGAATATAAGCAAGCAAACGTCCAAAGGTATCTTTTGCCTCATCCTCAAATACAATGTCCACTTCTGTTCCGATCGGCAATAGTTCTTTTAATCGTTCCGTTGCCATTTCTCCGTACCTTCCCTGACTTTTCCCATTAAAATTCGTTTCAGGAGTATCAATGGAAAGCATCCGAACTTTAGTGGAACCGAAAACCGGCTCGGTCAAATGAACGGTATCTCCATCCACCACTCGCTTAATATGAGAAGAATAGACTTGTTGCGGTTCTAAGGATATATTTTCTGGTGGAACTCGGGTTCCCTCGGGCTGAGTTGGTGGTGGAGCCGATTGATTCAAGATTGCACATCCGGACAACAAAGCGAACACAGCTAAAAAATAAAACAGCGACCTTCGCACCTTCATCTTCCCCTCTACATGTGTGATAAAGCTAAGATGATCTCAAAATAACGGAGAATACACGGTATTTTATTCCACCTTTCAGTCAAATGATTCCAATGGTCCATTAACAGCACTCAAGCATATCGGATTAGTATTTATTGGATATGCGCATATGCATACAATGAACTTTACTATGACAACCTATCAAAAGTAAAAAATATGGTACTTGGAGGTTGTTTTAGTGGAAGAAAACAAACATCATAATGAAAAAGAAATCGAGCCAGTAAGTGTTTTAGTCGAAGTCCGTGCCAAAAACGATGGAAACCGAATGGCAGCCATAAACGCAACGTCTATTGAAGATGAAGTGAAAATTGATATCCCTTCCTTTAAGGTAGACACAAAATTTAAGCCAATCATCATGCGTGAGCAACAAAAAGAAAATGGCACCATGTTTATAACCAATGATACGGATTCCCCTACTCTGACCATACGTGGAACCATTCCCAAAAACAAAATCGAAGAACTGAAGAAACAGGAAAACGTTGTTGATGTTTTTCTTAACCCCAAAGGGGCCATCGCACCGATGCGAGATCCAGTTGATTGCCACCCTGAAACACCCAAAGGGTCTTTGCGTGAAGTGGCAGAGTTTTTAGGTGCAGATAAAATTTGGGGACGAGGCTTTAAAGGGGACGGCATTGTCATCGGAATCGTCGATTCAGGAATCACAGCAGAAGGACGAGCGGACCGGAACGAATGGAGAAAGCCCTTTGTCAAACGAGTGATTGATGGCTTTCGTGAAGATTGGGGAACCTATTCTGATAAAAGGAGCCTTCATGGTAATATGACGGCTACCGACGCACTGGGAATGGCTCCCAATGCCAACATCTACGATATCCGCATATTTTCTAAAGAAGGAATTGAAGAGACGTTTTTGGATATCGTGGTCCAAGCATATGACTGGGCCATTGAGCAGTTTCGTCGTACTGGTAAACCGCATATCCTTTCAAACTCCTGGGGGTTTGTTGGAGCATTTGAAGGGATCACAGACAACCCCAACCATCCCGTGGTCCGTAAAGTGGTAGAAGCCGTTCACGCTGGAATGCTTGTATTATTTTCAGCAGGTAACTGTGGCGATCCATGTTTTAATCCACGTGGTTGCAAAACCGGCGATCATGGACCCGGCAAAAGTATACACAGTGTGAATGGCCATCCATTGGTAATGACCGTAGGAGCAGCCAATATTCAAGGGATCCGTGCCGGATATAGTGCCCAAGGGCCGGCAAACTTTGATCCACGCAAACCTGATTTTTGCGCACCGACACATTTCACCGGCTATCACAACAGTGACACGGGTACATCCGCATCTTGTCCAATAGCAGCCGGAGTCGTCGCTTTACTTCGGCAAGCCAAGCCTCATTTAACCCAAGAGCAGGCTAAACAAGTGCTAATGGAAACCGCAACCGATCTAGAGGAAACCGGATGGGACACCGATACCGGTGCCGGGATGATACAGGCTCATAAAGCGTTTAATCACCTGATGCATATACGAGAGCCAATACCCTCTCATGATGAGCCTCGTGTTCATCCCAGCCGACTTGCCCAAGATAATATTTCCACAGACAACGAAACCATATACCAGCCCTGACATCAGGAAAAACCCAACGCTAGAAAAGTTGGGTTTTTATTAATATGGGAAACAGGAACGTAGACCCCCCTTGAAGAAGAAAAGGGGGTCTTTCTTATAGAAAAATCACGGGGGATATCAGAAAGGAGTGATCCGCGTGAAAGGATCGATCGTGGATGTACCCGGCGTGCTGGTCGGACAAGCGGAGGATCCGGAAGCGCTAACGGGGTGCACGGTGATCCGGGTCCCGGGAGGGGCAACGGGCGGAGTGGATATCAGAGGATCGGCACCGGGGACACGGGAGACCGATTTGCTGAACCCTGTCAACCAGGTGGACCGGGTGCATGCCGTCTGCCTGACGGGAGGCAGTGCTTTTGGATTGGAAGCCGCCACCGGTGTCATGCGATTCCTGGAAGAGCAGAAAGACGGTCTGAACGTTGGAGTAGGCGTGGTGCCGATTGTCCCGGCAGCGGTCTTGTTCGACCTTGCCCTGGGTTTGGCATCCGTCCGGCCCAACGCGGCCATGGGGTATGAAGCCGCCGACCGAGCAAGCCGGAAAGCGGTCGGTGAAGGGAACGTCGGGGCGGGATGCGGAGCTTCGGTGGGAAAATTCGCCGGAATGGAGCGAGCCATGAAAAGCGGTCTCGGCACCTCTTCCAGACGATTGGAGAACGGATTGACTGTAGGGGCCATCGTAGCGGTGAACGCGGTGGGGAACGTGCGGGATCCTGCGACGGGAACCATCCTTGCCGGTGCAAGGGATGAAAACGGGGGCTTTCTGGATTTTATCGACCAGTTCGGGCGGAAAAAAGAGAACGCAGGATACACCGGCACCCACACCACCATCGCAGTGGTGGCGATGAACGCCGACCTGACAAAAACCGAAACCAACAAAGTGGCCCAGATGGCCCATAACGGCCTGGCCCGGACAATTGTTCCCGTACACACCATGTATGACGGGGACACAGTCTTCACCCTGGCAACCGGGGAAGTGAAGGCATCCGTCGATCTTGCCGGCGCCCTGTCGGCAGAGGTTCTAGCAGAAGCGGTGGTGCGGGGAGTAAAGGCGGCTAGGGGAGCGGGGGGATTGCCGGCATGGCGGGATAATCAGGAAAATGGATGAAGCGGGCATGCTGGAGTTTGGGATGGGACGATCCCATTTGCTCCTATGGTCCCAATGGATGTACCAATGAACGGATCGTTCTTGCGGAAGGTTTAATTACCAGGGCAGTACTAGGGCCTGTCTGGTCATTCAATCTTCCGTGAGTAAAAGGGAGGGTCGGTATGGCTGGCGGAGAGCCTTTGCGCTTTTTGCAACGAAACGAAGACAGCCATACCGACCCGGGACCTCGCGCTACGGATTGTTCAGACATGCCCTAGTCCCAGGCAAGAGAAACGGATAAGCCTCACCACCGGGCCGAGTCTACGGCAAAGGGAATGAGGCGCATGAAATGGCTTCGAGCAATCGCGGCCATGCAAAAGGAAAAACAGCCGCACAAAGGTCATGATATGATCCCCTTTCGTTAGACAGCAAGCTCACTACTGTTAACCTGAAGGGGATTTTCTAATGAAAAAAACATGTATCACTGTCAAAAAACGCAGCGGCTTTTTAAGGCTGATATGTATATAAGCCGCGGCCAATCTTTTTGATTGCGGGACAGATCTTCATAATGGCTTGCATCCGTGTCGTCACGTTACTGCCCATGTCTTTCCCGTGTTTTTTTAATTCGTCTTGTATCTGGTTCAAGCGTAGAGGCCCACCATGCTTCTGTAAGCACCTCGCCACTATTTCGGCTGTCTCAATCGTATTTTTGCGAACCCCTTTGGTTTGGCTGAAATCTAGTAAAATTTCTTGCTCAACGAAATGGGGTGCACCCCTGGAGGAGATCATTTCTGATGGCTCATCCTCATAGCGTCTTTCTTCCTTTACTACTTTTTTAGGCACGACTTTTCTAAGATGGTTCAGTTGGTTATGAGGGTTCAATTCCTTCCTGAGATCTTCCAACAGCGCTGCATTCTCCTCTCGGACCACCCGGCGAATGAGTTCCGCCAATTCTTTTTCCAGACTCATCCTTTCCCCTCCTCTTTTTCTTGTCTGAAAGTATGCGATGAAGCATCCAGCGGATGCCCCGCAGTCATCATGATGAACCCACTAGCCGCCAACCGCTTCTGATACTTCTGACACTTTCGCTTGAAATAAGCTTTCTACTTCATAAATTTTTTTCTTATCTCATTCATCTTCTATTTCAGAGTACCACAAGAGGAGCACCTAATTTAGGTGCTTTTTCGTTTCAGCCGATTCCCGGCCTCTGAGCTTGCATAGCATGGCTGTCGGATTGGTTACACTTAAAACATGGGATTGTTCCCGCGACAAAGGCCGTGGACCAAACCCCTATTTCCAAGTGAGAAGGTGACCCTGAGATGAGACATTTATTTTCATTGCTGATAAAGGCCGTACTAACCATATTTCTTCTTTTTATCATCCTCGGTGGTTTTTTTGGTGTATCATTTGCGGATATTTTTCTTATCGGCATCGTTCTGTCTGCATTGGGCTATGTGGGAGATGTATGGATCCTGCCGCGTGTCGGCAATGTGGTAGCAACAATCGCAGATTTCGGATTCGCCCTGATCGTCATTTGGTCCATGGGGTTTTTTCTGTTCGACTGGGATGTTCCCATCCTGAGCTCCACCATCTTCAGTTCGCTGGTGATTGCATTAGGGGAATGGTTTTTTCATAAGTACATGAAAAACACTATACAGGAGAGAGAAGCGATTCCCTAATCTTCTGTTATCGTCCATCGGTGAAGCGAAAAAAACCCATCCCTTTTACAGCGGGGTGGGTTCTTTTATAGTGATATGGAGACGTGATCACAGGCACGCCATCATGCCCAATTTATTTCACCTTCAGATTTTTGAAATAGATAATTTCAGGATCTCCTTCGTCCAAATTTTCAATGAAAACCACTTTTAGCAAACTCCAGTGACTGACAAAGATGATGCATAGCCTTATTTGATTGGTTGGTGGAAGTAAACAGCTTTTCTCCGGGGCAAACTTTCATCAGTTGACACATCAAAGATTTCCCAATCCCTCTCCTTTGAAAGTGAGGGTGAACCACCAGCAGTGAAATAAAGTAATGATCAAAAAAGGTCTGAGCCATTACTCCAAAACCCACAATCTGTTGCTCTTGTCTTGCAACAAAGCACTCATTGGAGTAGATGGCCTGTTGCAGAAAAGGGCGTCTGACCGGACCGTTATATACCATTTGATCCAAGGCGAAGATTTCTTGTTTTCTGTCGATCGTTGCTTCCTCGATCTTCATGTCTTCTCTCCTTTTCGGATTAGAGGAAAACCCCCGGATAACCACCCCCGATCCTCTTACTCCGCGGAATCATGCACACCGTCAAAATTCGGACATATGGTACCCATAACGGGTAAAAGAAAGATGTGGTCCGGTCACTTGTGGTTCCAGCAGATTTCCGGAGAGCTCATCTGATACCCGAAAGGAGGGAGCCTGTATGTATCCTGTGTTCGGCTGGATGCAGCAATCTGTCTATCCGTGCCACTACTGGCATTTCACACAGTTCACCTATTGGTACGGTCCCAATCCAGATCCCCCTCTCCCGGGAGAAATCGGTCCTCCCATGGCTCCTGATATCGATCTTCCCCCTGTCGAGATCGGCCCTCCCATCCCTCCAGGTGTGACGGTCCCACCCGGTGGCTTCGGCCCTCCCGTCGTTCCCGGTGTAACACTTCCCTCCGCTGCCATCGGCCCCTAAGGTTTTGCGGGATCTTTCGATGGATGGAGGGCTGATCACTTTAGTCCTGTGTTATACGATGGAGAGGGAAAGCCCCGTTCATTAGGGTTGGGATGAAGTGAGCGTGGGACAAGGGAGGGAGAAGCTCTCCCGCAAGTCCGACTTTCGTTTGGTATCTTTCAGGTACCGAGCGATAGCTCGTTAACTTGTACCTTGAGAGAGGAATCGATTGGGGTTGACAGGAGGAGAGGCTCCATCCTTTTGAGGTTCAGACGAAAGCCTCCGGGAGAGAGGAGTCGGTTCACACACCCCATGAATCGAGAAGCTCACGGCTTTAACCGCGCAGAGCACGTCACGTAAATCCAGCCGGTGGACGATGGAGAATCCAATTTACTGGCCGTCGTTTTGATCTGCCCCTCTTCTTTTAATTCCATCAGCAATTCATAAACATATTGGCCATCAGTTTCCGAAGCGAAGACGCCTTTGGCAATTTGTTTGGTCGTCAGTGCATGGGGATAATCCCACTCCCTCAAAAATGCCGCCACCCGTTCCTTGTCTTCCCGCCATCCCGCTTGTTTGTCATATCGAAAAAGCCATCTCTTCACGGGATCTTGAATGAAGACGGTTATCCCTGAACCAGCCAAAAAACCGATAGCCACCAGACCGAGTTTGTCCCACATGTCCATCCTCCGCTCCTAGATGTAAATTAAGAAAAATGGAACAACCATGCCCATTATACCACCGGTTAAAAATGAAACGCCCTCAAGTAGAAATAAGCGGACCTGTTCCGCTTATTTATCGATTCCGCCCTCTAACGTGCGGAATCCGCCGAACTCGTCCCCGTAATGGTGGCCACGATCACAAGGAGGTGGATGTTGGTCGATCGTGGGGAACGAGATGGGTCCGCTCCCGATCTCCGCTCTTCATAAGCGGGATCAGGAGCAATACTTACGGAGTAGCCGATTCTTTATCGAGGGTCCCCTAAATACCGTCGTGCCTATCTCGAATGTATTTCTTCCACTGTCTCCTCCCAGTCCACTCGGTAGGAATATATCCAATCAATAGCCCGCTCGTTGACAAAAAATTTAAAAGCAACCCGCATCATCTGATCCCGGAACCACATCCTTACCGGGTCAGAGACCATTTTGTTCTGGCCGTTCTTCCGTGCCATCCTCACCAGCTTTCCCACCCGCTCTTTTCGGAGGGCTTGATACATCGCAAACGCCTTCTTAGAACAGGGGATGTCCCGCAAACATTTGACCAGTACGATCCCGTCTTCCAATGCCATCGACGCGCCTTGGCCCGCATGGGGAGAGGTTGCGTGGGCGGCATCTCCAATCAGGACGACAGGTCCTTCGTACCAGGTCGCTTGATACGGAATATCGTGGATGGGAAAAACACCGATATCCCCTTTCGTGGAACGGATAATCTCTTGGACGGGAGAAGGATCCACCCGGTGCCAATCGAGAAGCCGGCGGCGCCATTTCTCATGAGTAACCGTGTTCAGCTCTTCTCTGGAAGGTTCACGGGGAAACGCAACATTGTTAAACCAGTAGATGTCCCCTGACGGCTTTACCAAATAACCAAAAAACGCCTGTTTGCCGAAAATCATATGCATCGTGCCGGAAGTGGGGGGAATCGATGAATGATGGGCGAACCCGCCAAAACCAACCATACCCGTATAAGTAGGCTGAGGAGAGTCGGGAAAGAGAATCCGACGGGTACGGGAATGAATCCCGTCGCAGCCCACGAGGAGATCGCCGCGGTCTTCTGTCCCGTCCGCAAACCGGGCGGTTACCCTCCCACCTTCATTCACCTGGATGCCTTCCAGTTTTTTGCCGAACCGGACGGGGACGCCTTGCCGAATTGCTTCCTCACGAATCACCCGGTGTAACACCCCGCGTTTGATAATGATCCCGCACCGGCCCCGGGATCCGTTCGGTACATCCCCTAACCGTTTGCCGCCTTGATTCCACATGGTCATTTGTTCGCACAAAAAACCCTGCTCCAGAATCGGATCCTCCAATCCCAATGTCCGGAGCACATCCAAACCGTTAGCGGCAATGTTAAGGAAAAAACCAGCCTGATCGTCCGGGGCTTTTCGCGCTTCAAAAATCACCGGATCAAACCCCGCCCTCTTAAGAAACAGAGCCGTCGCCGGACCCGCAATTCCGCATCCGACAATCAGCACTTTCTTCTTCATCCCGGCGGTACGGCCGGTTTGAGATGCTTTGGTATTTGTCATCCTCTATTCCTCCTCTTCTTCTTTTCAGTTTAAGTAAAACCGGTCGTTTCCGAATCTTGCTGCAGCACGATTTCAAATCAGACTCGGGAAGGAATTCCAAAGCAGTGCCAGCCGCCGTGACCAATTCCTGTTCATAATAAAAAACCGAGCTTTCGCCCGGTCAGGTGATGACAAAGTGAAGCCAGGAAGCGAAGAGATGACCCGGACGAAACTTGCGGTGTCTAGTGTAAAGCGAGGCCAATCCCTCTTCGGTTCCCTCCCATTTCTACCGTTTCACTTTTTCCCCGACATGGGACGTTTGATCCAAATGGAGCTCGCTGTATTCCACACGCTCAACCTTACAACCGGGTCCCAGACGGACGTGGTTGCCACGTACCACTTTGGCGTGGGTATAAGCCAACTCCAGGTCATCCCCTTCGATGGTATTCACTTGGAGTACGGCAGAATGGCGATCAATTCCTACTTTGAACAAGACTGCCTGTATCCAACTTGCTTTTCTTCTGACCCGGATCGTTCCGCCACCGATCTCCCGTGCCTTGCTGCGTCCATATAAAGTGAGATGGATGATTCCCCCGTTTAAAAGACCGTCAATAGAAAACTTGCCTCTCAGATCCAAAAACTCCGCTTCACAATCACCATGCGTGCGAACCTCTCCCCTGATTTTCATTCCTTCACCTGACAACTTCCCGATAATGTCTATTCGTCCGTCCAGCCTCACTTCGTTCGCCTCTAGTTGCCCCCGAACTACGGATGTACCTGTCACCTCTACCTTATGGGCGTGGAGATCTCCATCAACCTCCGACGACCCGCGTACCGTAAAAAGACGGCAGCTGACACCGCCAGCCACTTTTCCCGCTCCTTTAATCTTCACATCTCGATAATCGCCGCCAGCTGCAGATCCTGCGCCATGAATAACTAGATCCTGCACGCGATCTTCTTCCA encodes:
- a CDS encoding SRPBCC domain-containing protein — translated: MSNNAMVSRVENDRVLVLERVFDAPRDLVFKMFKEPEHLKRWWGPRGWELPVCNIDFRPGGVWHFCMKCVDQNQGQFYGMESWGKVIYKEIVEPETIIYTDYFSDAEGNTNETMPSTEVTMEFIDLGGKTKLVSRAEYVSAEALKKVMDMGMLQGITETWDRLEERLNKVK
- a CDS encoding ArsR/SmtB family transcription factor produces the protein MSRKSPGMDMTTTLKALAEPNRMDIVELLRNGPLTVGEIADRLGLRQPQASKHLKVLSDNGILEVKAEANRRIYKLRPEPFQALDAWLNSFQRVMQERFDNLDYYLRELQNKKKS
- the sigK gene encoding RNA polymerase sporulation sigma factor SigK; translated protein: MPGLFTSLAVMIREVMLFVAYIKNNAFPQPLNEKEEEKYLKQMAQGDKQARNALIEHNLRLVAHITKKFENTNEDTEDLISIGTIGLIKAIESYQPNKGTKLATYAARCIENEILMHLRSLKKARKDVSLHDPIGTDKEGNEITLIDILGTERDEIVDAVQLKIEKKKIYNHLYILDDREQEVIRNRFGLAGLEEKTQREIAKELGISRSYVSRIEKRALIKLFHEFYRVGTGEKR
- a CDS encoding thermonuclease family protein, with amino-acid sequence MRRSLFYFLAVFALLSGCAILNQSAPPPTQPEGTRVPPENISLEPQQVYSSHIKRVVDGDTVHLTEPVFGSTKVRMLSIDTPETNFNGKSQGRYGEMATERLKELLPIGTEVDIVFEDEAKDTFGRLLAYIRKNGQNINLQMVREGYAVPYLIWPNFAQGEDFLNALREARENGRGIWDISSPINELPYEFRARIREKSPDKYAGNYRTKKCVEPKRYKEIPLEQRVFFWKKSEAERAGYRCKDEAG
- a CDS encoding S8 family peptidase, translated to MEENKHHNEKEIEPVSVLVEVRAKNDGNRMAAINATSIEDEVKIDIPSFKVDTKFKPIIMREQQKENGTMFITNDTDSPTLTIRGTIPKNKIEELKKQENVVDVFLNPKGAIAPMRDPVDCHPETPKGSLREVAEFLGADKIWGRGFKGDGIVIGIVDSGITAEGRADRNEWRKPFVKRVIDGFREDWGTYSDKRSLHGNMTATDALGMAPNANIYDIRIFSKEGIEETFLDIVVQAYDWAIEQFRRTGKPHILSNSWGFVGAFEGITDNPNHPVVRKVVEAVHAGMLVLFSAGNCGDPCFNPRGCKTGDHGPGKSIHSVNGHPLVMTVGAANIQGIRAGYSAQGPANFDPRKPDFCAPTHFTGYHNSDTGTSASCPIAAGVVALLRQAKPHLTQEQAKQVLMETATDLEETGWDTDTGAGMIQAHKAFNHLMHIREPIPSHDEPRVHPSRLAQDNISTDNETIYQP
- a CDS encoding P1 family peptidase; its protein translation is MKGSIVDVPGVLVGQAEDPEALTGCTVIRVPGGATGGVDIRGSAPGTRETDLLNPVNQVDRVHAVCLTGGSAFGLEAATGVMRFLEEQKDGLNVGVGVVPIVPAAVLFDLALGLASVRPNAAMGYEAADRASRKAVGEGNVGAGCGASVGKFAGMERAMKSGLGTSSRRLENGLTVGAIVAVNAVGNVRDPATGTILAGARDENGGFLDFIDQFGRKKENAGYTGTHTTIAVVAMNADLTKTETNKVAQMAHNGLARTIVPVHTMYDGDTVFTLATGEVKASVDLAGALSAEVLAEAVVRGVKAARGAGGLPAWRDNQENG
- a CDS encoding Rok-like winged helix domain-containing protein, producing the protein MSLEKELAELIRRVVREENAALLEDLRKELNPHNQLNHLRKVVPKKVVKEERRYEDEPSEMISSRGAPHFVEQEILLDFSQTKGVRKNTIETAEIVARCLQKHGGPLRLNQIQDELKKHGKDMGSNVTTRMQAIMKICPAIKKIGRGLYTYQP
- a CDS encoding DUF2512 family protein, coding for MRHLFSLLIKAVLTIFLLFIILGGFFGVSFADIFLIGIVLSALGYVGDVWILPRVGNVVATIADFGFALIVIWSMGFFLFDWDVPILSSTIFSSLVIALGEWFFHKYMKNTIQEREAIP
- a CDS encoding GNAT family N-acetyltransferase, with amino-acid sequence MKIEEATIDRKQEIFALDQMVYNGPVRRPFLQQAIYSNECFVARQEQQIVGFGVMAQTFFDHYFISLLVVHPHFQRRGIGKSLMCQLMKVCPGEKLFTSTNQSNKAMHHLCQSLEFAKSGFH